Proteins from a genomic interval of Leishmania braziliensis MHOM/BR/75/M2904 complete genome, chromosome 24:
- a CDS encoding putative protein phosphotase → MKGNPRAHESVYASSLASSVSQVPLLPQDSSTGPWRVIAVPRHGGGAVVQWHRDSREVKVTVGDAAAHRSWVSAARLFANPNADTVQLTVLHSGLRAYIDGQRLLRIGSPVEVQATQRISFGADPTSYAAVPAPHNLSPGARAACTPPPLATPVYSAVVSREGQIATERRHGQEMSSSCTPRSSRSSPCLDYSLLPMCFDKECVRDSATATSPSPEALKVRVAPAKMGAQQNSAPCKATSASPLLARQRASEPHGHTLAGASRRIAVTTTSVAEDVNAVRQARKKCAISATLTEKASTGLCVKCTATVARCSSDAVGTATGAALLVVYSEEERAGAAACSPSLALPCEHSAIPPFLYGEAAELERPRVKALCRALECESRARTQLHTRPCWTLDPVTNVRSPDWEVLHAMQSDAPPLRSHGIYQLSCGSVGFDDAMMAFRRDHAGPPASSARGVVQRPRPLRTHLQRPGVAPLRVSHHSSGAFSLQFTERTSIDAEGGGRETETHARLLSGDEMATQPSSVLSSGLATAGNAWRSPHIWERLHLCPRMTVNPFIVEAFGNTHRYRPLAQLNDTQNADSSYNSAKSSGGEASVGVFDRFAGVPWQHPIIADEIVTPRTEGFLRDVLRRHPDSTSAAEDAAFLHCAMRRSYDADTDRFSYVDSPTYVQVIFSRFSTLLTAVKARLRESRPVLRLSSPLLCGGDLLGSFADLLVLLDSVAYFAHWSTMHTPLLLLGNYVDVGWHSVEVCVLLCCWAYLQPSKVHLLRGPHEDPAVNGNYRFLGKRCLRYKCRQRFGSRRGIALWTQLNDVFALLPVAAVVDERVFATHGGVPLLRASMSPGGEEGKGIAVGHQRGNKAPVQSLYTCTSASPTPTASNTSTLLPFSPHTGAGVSSVEWLTAYAYEGAGVNVMQGVRLAELHSTSTPHHCPPTPVMTKLPDTSTEGYAEVQKRAASAGLLPLEPLSGDPVDESDGCPTASTECAATRAAAVSTTDLPSWSTSPCDTTPLPHLGVTGLALESRYEINAAVVLSPETTEARTSAPLSPSSRTTSPRPITAAAPYDLQKPSRAASVCNRTCTAADKFQSVAEGGRVTTKDSTGTSHEVASAPSRSPYGDISLGGAPTQVSAPPAAASNSPVACSFASACGTNSGVWSAQGHEADRVSPSTHASVDEDEPSEDDFDALLAAMHTSEYAFRTLQRTIALEGGGVTRRFRLVRELLWNRPREAAAKLLMPEEELIGDRRDAPAVLWWRPRRVEGCCCCPAGRAHRCCRTFGSRALIHFFLRFRFSLLIRGAPEDPTELYGAELSEEGRLLTLNTCRRRCKMALQAAACVIESQMLRLATWGPQELADSLGQQSLSSLPGVQEAEATRADFQQFVCDAMRDHHIVGPGDQWSVLSAYKAYKQQQSADGT, encoded by the coding sequence ATGAAAGGTAACCCACGTGCGCATGAATCCGTGTACGCGTCATCGCTGGCGTCAAGCGTGTCACAAGTCCCGCTACTCCCGCAGGATAGCAGTACCGGCCCCTGGCGAGTGATTGCCGTCCcgcgccacggcggcggtgccgttgTGCAGTGGCATAGAGACAGTCGCGAGGTCAAGGTAACAGTGGGAGATGCAGCAGCCCATCGCAGTTGGGTGAGTGCGGCACGCCTCTTCGCCAACCCGAACGCAGACACGGTGCAACTGACAGTCCTGCACTCCGGCCTCCGCGCGTACATCGATggccagcgcctcctgcgcaTCGGCTCTCCTGTGGAGGTGCAGGCAACCCAACGAATATCCTTCGGCGCCGACCCGACTTCCTACGCGGCAGTACCGGCCCCACACAACCTCAGCCCAGGAGCACGTGCAGCCtgcacgccaccaccgttgGCGACACCGGTGTATTCGGCGGTGGTCAGCCGAGAGGGGCAGATCGCGACAGAGAGACGGCATGGACAGGAGATGTCATCATCCTGCACGCCGCGGTCCTCGCGTTCGTCGCCCTGCCTAGACTACTCTCTGCTACCGATGTGCTTTGACAaggagtgtgtgcgtgactCGGCCACAGCCACCTCACCGTCTCCAGAGGCACTGAAGGTGCGTGTTGCACCAGCGAAGATGGGAGCGCAGCAGAACTCGGCACCGTGCAAAGCAACATCAGCATCCCCGCTTCTGGCAAGACAACGGGCCTCAGAACCACACGGGCACACCCTTGCCGGCGCGTCGCGTAGGATCGCCGTCACGACTACCTCTGTTGCTGAAGATGTGAATGCTGTTCGGCAGGCAAGGAAGAAATGCGCCATCAGTGCAACGCTGACGGAGAAGGCATCAACCGGCCTCTGCGTAAAGTGCACTGCGACGGTGGCACGTTGCTCTTCGGACGCAGTAGGTACTGCCACAGGCGCTGCTTTACTGGTCGTCTACTCGGAGGAAGAGCGGGCCGGGGCCGCGGCGTGCTCACCGTCACTGGCTCTCCCTTGTGAGCATTCTGCCATACCCCCATTCCTCTacggcgaggcggctgaGTTGGAGCGGCCCAGAGTCAAGGCTCTGTGCAGAGCGCTCGAGTGCGAGTCGCGAGCGCGCACTCAGCTCCACACCAGGCCTTGCTGGACCTTGGACCCCGTCACCAACGTGCGCTCCCCAGACTGGGAGGTGCTACACGCCATGCAGAGTGATGCACCACCACTGCGATCACACGGCATCTACCAgctcagctgcggcagcgtcggctTCGATGATGCGATGATGGCGTTTCGCAGAGACCACGCTGGTCCCCCGGCATCGTCAGCAAGGGGGGTTGTGCAACGTCCACGGCCACTGAGGACGCACTTGCAACGACCCGGCGTAGCCCCGCTTCGTGTATCACATCACTCCAGTGGCGCGTTCTCGTTGCAGTTCACTGAGCGCACCTCCATCGATGCggaaggcggaggcagagaaacGGAAACGCACGCGCGGTTACTCTCAGGGGATGAGATGGCCACCCAGCCCTCCAGCGTCTTGAGTAGTGGCCTCGCCACTGCAGGAAATGCTTGGCGGAGTCCACATATATGGGAGAGGCTGCACCTGTGCCCGCGCATGACGGTAAATCCCTTTATTGTCGAAGCGTTCGGTAATACGCATCGCTATAGGCCGCTGGCTCAGCTGAACGACACGCAGAACGCGGATAGCAGCTACAACAGCGCCaagagcagcggtggtgaggcTTCAGTTGGCGTCTTCGACCGGTTTGCTGGTGTGCCATGGCAGCACCCGATCATCGCCGATGAGATCGTGACCCCGCGAACGGAGGGGTTTCTGCGCGATGTCTTGCGGCGCCACCCTGACTCGACGTCGGCGGCCGAGGATGCGGCCTTTCTGCACTGTGCCATGCGACGCTCGTACGACGCGGATACCGATCGCTTTTCCTACGTGGACTCACCGACATACGTGCAGGTTATCTTCTCGCGGTTTTCCACTTTGCTCACGGCTGTCAAAGCGCGTCTGCGGGAAAGTCGTCCAGTCTTGCGCCTgtcgtcaccgctgctgtgcggcggtGACTTATTAGGCAGCTTCGCGGacctgctggtgctgctcgacagcGTCGCCTACTTTGCCCACTGGTCCACGATGcacacgccgctgctgcttctcggTAACTACGTGGACGTTGGCTGGCACAGCGTGGAGGTCTGCGTGCTTCTGTGCTGCTGGGCGTATTTACAGCCAAGCAAAGTGCATCTCCTTCGTGGCCCTCACGAGGATCCTGCAGTGAACGGCAACTACCGCTTCCTGGGAAAGCGCTGCCTGCGTTATAAGTGCCGGCAGCGCTTTGGCTCTCGCAGGGGCATCGCCCTGTGGACGCAGCTGAACGACGTGTTTGCTCTGCTTCCTGTAGCGGCGGTGGTTGATGAGCGGGTATTTGCCACGCACGGCGGTGTCCCACTGCTGCGTGCGTCGATGTCGCCGGGTGGCGAGGAGGGTAAAGGTATTGCCGTGGGGCACCAACGTGGCAACAAAGCGCCAGTGCAGAGCCTGTAcacctgcacctccgcctcgcccACCCCGACCGCGTCGAATACAAGCACTCTGCTGCCCTTCTCGCCCCACACGGGAGCAGGCGTCTCCTCTGTGGAATGGCTGACTGCCTACGCGTATGAAGGCGCGGGCGTCAACGTCATGCAGGGCGTGCGGCTAGCGGAGCTCCATTCCACCAGCACACCGCATCACTGCCCTCCGACACCCGTTATGACAAAATTACCCGATACTAGTACAGAGGGGTATGCCGAGGTGCAGAAAAGAGCCGCCTCGGCcgggctgctgccgctggaaCCGCTCTCCGGCGACCCAGTAGACGAGAGCGACGGATGCCCGACAGCCAGCACAGAATGTGCAGCAACAAGAGCTGCGGCGGTCTCCACCACGGATCTTCCGTCTTGGTCGACGTCACCGTGTGACACTACACCACTCCCTCACCTGGGTGTGACGGGGCTGGCACTTGAGAGCAGGTATGAAATCAACGCTGCAGTTGTGCTGTCACCCGAAACCACCGAGGCACGCACATCCGCGCCGCTTTCGCCCTCTTCTCGGACCACCAGCCCGAGACccatcaccgctgctgcaccttaCGACCTACAAAAACCCTCGCGAGCGGCCTCTGTGTGCAACAGGACATGCACCGCAGCAGACAAGTTCCAGAGCGTTGCGGAGGGCGGTCGTGTCACCACGAAGGACTCTACTGGGACGTCTCACGAGGTCGCCTCTGCTCCTTCACGGTCGCCGTACGGCGACATTTCACTAGGCGGAGCGCCCACTCAAGTGAGcgctccgccagcagcagcatcaaaCTCTCCGGTAGCGTGTTCTTTCGCCAGCGCGTGCGGCACCAACTCTGGAGTATGGAGCGCGCAGGGACACGAGGCCGACAGAGTGTCGCCTTCCACGCACGCCTCGGTGGACGAAGATGAGCCGTCCGAAGACGACTTTGACGCCCTTCTTGCGGCCATGCACACGAGTGAGTACGCCTTTCGCACCCTCCAGCGCACAATCGCGTTGGAAGGCGGAGGTGTAACGCGGCGCTTCCGGCTCGTTCGCGAGCTCCTATGGAATCGACCTCGTGAGGCGGCCGCTAAACTGCTCATGCCTGAGGAAGAGCTGATCGGCGATCGTAGGGACGCACCAGcggtgctgtggtggcgacCCCGTCGAGTagagggctgctgctgctgccctgctGGCCGcgcgcatcgctgctgccgcaccttCGGCTCTCGTGCTCTCATTCATTTTTTCCTCCGTTTTCGCTTTTCCCTGTTGATTCGCGGAGCACCGGAGGACCCAACGGAGTTGTATGGAGCTGAGCTGTCCGAAGAAGGCCGTCTGCTGACACTCAATACGTGTCGGAGAAGGTGCAAGATGGCGTTgcaggcagcggcgtgcGTGATAGAGTCTCAGATGCTGCGTCTTGCCACGTGGGGGCCTCAGGAGCTTGCCGATTCACTCGGCCAGCAGTCACTGAGCAGTCTCCCCGGCGTTCAAGAGGCCGAGGCGACGCGGGCTGACTTTCAGCAGTTTGTGTGCGATGCGATGCGCGACCACCACATCGTCGGACCAGGCGATCAGTGGAGTGTGCTCTCGGCGTACAAGGCCTACAAGCAACAACAAAGCGCGGATGGCACATAG
- a CDS encoding dynein intermediate-chain-like protein: protein MSALASPRTSVHKHRVLHSAAAGNGARKQSNGGPADVIAAVPGRETNKSAAEVIVERILKAADPHVMSVPVYYDYKKDARVYKPFPSTRQVSTLFAMDGNAIAKDSPEAVQQEEDRNRRIREVEVAAAAETNPDLVDEGVSTRILKNQFNYSERGSQTVNQPMKERAVMTDPPPSACFRGLATAWAIYDAYEEDRIQAEKAAAAQRRAAQAARAGKEEESAVTSATAAASIRDVADIAPKGVTELMASPAFHSALQVMERMVNQNDCHDIIDDFKYWEDQSDLYKEDGTLLPLWQFFTEKTRKKAVTAIALNGRYADLFAVGYGSYDFLKPCKGTIHCFTLKNAVPTGSGAPIPAHPEFSFHLDCGVLCLAFHPREHSLLACGLYDGSVCVFDMRVSSHDPEGTRYGRPLYRANVRTGKHMDPVWQIMWMESTLELSFYSISTDGRVANWVLSKKELTSRDVLKLSTGICTADPEQMLLSELGGMSFDYSPTHDKAVVGTQEGNLLLCTVHHNGQCVERYEGHSMAVYTTLWSPFHPDIFLTCSADWTVKLWMKGSPSPLAVFDLGDAVGDVAWAPYSSTVFAAVTAGGKVWVFDVAQNKTEPLCAQTVVKNAKLTHIVFSEVDPVLLVGDTRGTVLTLKLSPNLRKVSKPGKGEPTDAAHIKKLEVEKLNRLVEVTMKDRALLGM from the coding sequence ATGAGCGCCCTCGCAAGCCCTCGGACTTCCGTCCACAAGCACCGCGTCTTGCATAGCGCAGCTGCCGGCAATGGCGCTCGCAAGCAGAGCAACGGTGGCCCAGCAGACGTGATTGCCGCGGTGCCGGGGCGGGAAACCAATAAGTCCGCTGCCGAGGTAATCGTGGAGCGCATCCTGAAAGCTGCCGACCCGCATGTGATGTCCGTGCCGGTGTACTACGATTACAAGAAGGATGCACGCGTGTACAAGCCCTTCCCCAGTACGCGGCAGGTGTCAACCCTCTTCGCCATGGATGGTAACGCCATCGCGAAGGACTCGCCTGAGGCTGtgcagcaagaggaggacCGTAATCGCCGTATCcgagaggtggaggtggccgccgcagcggagaCTAACCCGGACTTGGTGGATGAAGGCGTGTCCACGCGCATACTCAAGAACCAGTTCAACTATAGCGAACGCGGCAGCCAGACAGTGAACCAGCCGATGAAGGAACGCGCCGTAATGACGGAcccgccgccgtcggcatGCTTTCGAGGCCTGGCCACGGCGTGGGCCATCTACGACGCCTATGAGGAGGACCGCATCCAGGCCGAGaaggccgcggcggcgcagcggcgtgctGCCCAAGCTGCGCGGGCTGgcaaggaggaagagagcgcagTGACctccgccacggccgccgcaTCCATACGCGATGTGGCGGACATCGCTCCGAAGGGCGTGACGGAGCTAATGGCGTCGCCTGCATTTCACAGTGCACTGCAGGTGATGGAACGCATGGTGAACCAGAACGACTGTCACGACATCATTGACGACTTCAAGTACTGGGAAGACCAGAGCGACCTCTACAAGGAGGACGGTACGCTGCTACCGCTGTGGCAATTCTTCACTGAGAAGACACGCAAGAAGgccgtcaccgccatcgccCTCAACGGACGCTACGCGGATCTCTTCGCAGTTGGCTATGGCAGCTACGACTTTCTGAAGCCGTGCAAGGGCACGATTCACTGCTTCACGCTCAAGAACGCGGTACCCACCGGCTCTGGGGCTCCTATTCCGGCGCACCCGGAGTTCTCCTTTCACTTAGATTGCGGTGTGCTCTGTCTCGCCTTCCACCCACGCGAACACTCGCTGCTCGCCTGCGGCCTCTACGACGGCAGCGTGTGCGTATTCGATATGCGGGTGAGCTCCCACGACCCGGAGGGCACACGCTACGGTCGCCCGCTCTACCGCGCTAACGTGCGTACCGGTAAGCACATGGACCCTGTGTGGCAGATCATGTGGATGGAGAGCACGTTAGAGCTCTCCTTCTACTCCATCAGCACCGATGGCCGCGTGGCAAACTGGGTGCTGAGCAAGAAGGAACTAACGTCCCGCGATGTGTTGAAACTTAGCACTGGCATCTGCACCGCGGACCCAGAGCAGATGCTACTGAGTGAGCTCGGCGGCATGTCGTTCGACtactcacccacccacgaCAAGGCAGTCGTCGGCACGCAGGAGGGAAACTTGCTCTTGTGCACTGTCCACCACAATGGGCAGTGTGTCGAGCGCTATGAAGGGCACAGCATGGCCGTGTACACGACGCTCTGGAGCCCATTCCACCCGGACATATTTCTCACCTGCTCGGCAGACTGGACGGTCAAGCTCTGGATGAAGGGCTCTCCGTCACCGTTGGCTGTGTTTGacctcggcgacgccgtcggCGATGTTGCCTGGGCACCGTACAGCTCCACCGTGTTTGCTGCCGTCACCGCGGGTGGGAAGGTGTGGGTCTTTGACGTAGCACAGAACAAGACTGAACCTCTGTGTGCGCAGACAGTTGTGAAGAACGCGAAGCTGACTCACATCGTCTTCAGTGAGGTGGACCCGGTGCTGTTAGTAGGTGACACTCGTGGCACCGTTCTGACACTCAAGTTGTCCCCTAACCTGCGCAAGGTGTCGAAGCCTGGCAAAGGTGAGCCGACGGATGCGGCGCACATAAAAAAGTTGGAGGTAGAGAAATTGAATCGCCTGGTAGAGGTCACCATGAAGGACCGCGCGCTACTGGGCATGTAG